The window gtttctcttggGCGTGCTAAATGAGCTTAAATTTTCACGGTAATAATATTGGggttgttttctttcttctttttctttttttctttttttttttgtcgaacgtgaagtattattttaggtacaaacaaaaattaaaatacgatCAATCTTCAATGGactaatttttaattctgtttgttgtattttaattcgaagaaattaattttaataattattacattgaaattattaatttttaataaacatttcaacagaattaatatttaagttataaatttaaaaaatcaattgtaataattataatattaatattataattcgaagaaatattttaataataaatatggacatttaaaaaagaacaaagtaaTCTCTTTATTTCGCGAACTTTCTATAAtgctatatattttctaagtgtcatacattcgtatatatatatatatatatatatatatatatatatatatatatctgtgattATTTTTGACAagaacattaattatattatttcaaattcaaagattaattttaaagattaatattaaaatataactttatGGAGGATTGAAAATtagaatatgaaaatatcggagtttatagaaaataatcgaatcaATATGTGACTTTTCAATTTTGGAGAAGTcaaatgtataaattaatttacttttttttaattaattccctctctctctctctctctctctctctttctatatatatattatttctaattttattaattacaaaattattttaaatgaactTGCTTTGTCTTGCTTGAAACTTCAGTTTGCCGAAAGCATCGGATGCACCTGTCGTCAGTGGTGGATCTATATTTTCTTGGGGCACTAAATTCAAATATACAGGACGAACGGAAAGAGAAGTTCTTGAAGAAACGGGTCCACTTAGAAAGGAGGAACCACCTATTCAACGTTGTCAGACAACGTGTCTTAGAAGAAAAGCAAGCAGTGTACCGGCTACCCCTAGCACCCCTAGTCAGGACCTTGTTGAAATACGTtagtatttaaattaaaacattctttttgtttttacattctttatgtttcttttcttttggaattttatatatatatatatatatatatatatatatatatatatatatatatatatgtcttcaatattctttattagaattttctttcttatacaatttgtatatttaatacaatctaatatttatatatttatattatattaatgtttatatatttatacaatttaatgtttatactgtataaaaattatcgagaaaaagtcatattttataatattttataatattttgtatgttATTACAATATAGAGAAAGTGATGGGCAAATACTTAAATATTCGTacagtatcaataaaaaaatacgaatactTTCTTACCGTAGGAATACTTAATTATCTCACTGCATATAATATCAGaatatgcatttttttttatttttttgttattttttttaaatagattcatatgcttttaaattaataaataattaataaacaaattagtattttattaatgaataaacaattttttcttagattattaataattaaatcttcCATTTAGATATATGGGAATATCtctgaaattaaaaatcatagaAACTTAATTTAtcttagaatattattttaaaaggcctgatttttcgttattttttatcctattgtttataatgaattaacaatctgttataaacaatttctataaataaatttttacgaactaaatttatcttactttttgtatatatatatatttataagtatacttgaatttatataaatatcattaaattttatcaaacaatattaaacataaaaaaatcttttggagtgtctactactacttctttaGTTTCTATTTGAGTTTCTACTATTCCAAGCACAcatagaatttattatatattcgttggaattatttcaaagacTGATCTTCGAAATACAAACTTTGTATTACATCTTCAAAGCTATTTTTCTAGATTGTTTGGAAAAGTAGTAGTCAAGACTCTCTCGAATTGAATTTCCTTATCCCTTGACAAGGACAAGAACGTTTTCACCAACGACACGCTTGACACGTAAGAATGTTCTCACAAGTAGATTATCAACAGGTGTTCACCAGTCTTTCGTTCCCTTTgaaactttttcttattattctcgcgAACGTGATCGACTTACAAGATCGatcatacttcttttttttttatcgctcgaaatcaaaaatgtttcgatccttctcatttttatacttatattgcattcaaatacatatatattctttcgacgatttgaaaaaatttataagacgattgaaaagaatttattcatgattattattacatattattcaaTGATATCAAAGACAAAtcatatgatttataatttatctaatCGTAACAAAGTATAAAACATATGAGAATAATTTCGAGATtagttgaaaattatttatcattctaACTATCTAACAAATTCTAATGAACAAATAGTGtcgaatcattaaaaattgggatttaagaataagaaataaaaagtataataatattttaaggaTTAATAATGATCACGTAAATGAAAGATGACAATTATCCTAATCAAGAATCTCATTATGGTTTGGCCTTGAATAGGATACTCCAGTCTGCCACGTAGCTGTCACAGTGCAGGCTTGGATGGTACCGGAATGTCCGAGGGTGGTACAGGAGTTCCTCTCAGCTCACCCTACTGTCCAGACAATACCTTGCCTCTTCTGGAGACCGTATCGGAGGACCAAGAGATTCATGCGAGGAGAAACAATGGTTGGTCTATACTCTTTCCCTCTCATatctatatttgttatatattgttattgtttaccAATTCAGGATTGtctttatctttgtctttatcttaatcttcatctttctctatctccttttctctctctctctctctctctccctctctctttctctttcaatctctccttttctttgtctctttctctgtccctCTTTTATTACATCCACGAGGGTTTTGTCGAATGTGTTTCTTTCATTAGTCATAAAAGCATGTGACGTGAGcgtacgataattattaaataattaattgtttcataataattaattaattcttaataattaattgataagacACGAGaaacatacacacgtatatatgtatggtttttgttttttcttattttttttcttttttttcgttaacgattcttgaaatatataaaatggtgaaatttGATAGATACTTCTTATctgtaaaaattaaagaaattaaattaaatacgatGAAGCGTATTATTAGATTGTTTgcattgtataaaaaaaattagtctGACATGTTtcgcataaattttttatacaaataatcgATTCGATAAATCAATCCTTCGATTgatttctaaatataaatattcaattatcgTGTCttacgaatgaaataaatgatttcatttaattaattattatttttaaaaatgtatagaaaAGTTTATTGTATGCTCTCGCTATTATATGCTCACAGTCATTGATTTTTAGTTATATGAATTTGTGATCATAAAAGTTACCTAAGTCAACAAAGAATATTTGCATTaagatcaaatttatatacatataaccatttgtttgtttgttttatttttatgtatataatatcataaaattaatgaaaaaaaaaaatatatcgaaatatttaacttgggctaattttataattattcatgcatataataacaaataatcttTGGATGAATTATCTCATAAACTATTAGTAAGATATTCTCTTAGGTTAAATCTAAATGAGAAAATGTTGAATCGtttaaggaaaaatataaagatcgtattaatatttttatagaaaaagaaggaagaaataaataaaataaaaataaatataaaagaattctcAATCCCTTGTACGATTCAATGACTCGTaaagatttaaaagagaaGTGCACGTTTAAAATGCTCGTTATTATCAGACACATTTGATTCGATTGCATGAGTCAATGATATtaagaacaaacgaacgaaatgttcgtataataaagaaaaaaaagaaggaaagaaaaaaagaaaagaaagaaagaaagaagtaaataaataaagaaatgggagaagaatttttattctccgataatttatatgaagaaatatattaatgatcaaaatgaatgaattttgAAAAGGATGTTTCGTTCgacttatcatttatttatgtgtgtatgtatctatgtaaatatctatgtatatatatttaattaattagattacGTTAACGATCGCCTGTTAAGACACGCGACATTCTCTCGAACACGAGATGTCACGAGTCACGTGTCACGACAATGTGCTgtgcgaaagaaagagagagagagcgagaaagagaaaaagaaagagagatagtgagaaaaaaagaaagggagagggagagagagagagagagagagagagagagagaaagaggaatatttaaaatgattttgattGGATGTGAAGTAGAATGAATAGTGTGGAATGTGGAAtgaattaattgtaaaaatgtttttaattagagagaaagagagaaagagagagagagagagagagagagagagagagagagagaagacaaatTTTATAGTGTTTAAAAATGATGAATAATAGTATAATTCTTAACcctttataattcattttaattttttatgttttaaatagaaaacaaaaggaaaagaaaaaacttacgTTATATGAAACGAATagaatgacatatatatatatacatatatatttgtataattatactatctatattaaaattttattaaaaattatatattgtgaaactaataatataacttatactagtgtatttaaaatatattaaaactctattacaaaattatatatatatatatatatatataaaattgaattgtAAGACAGATAaacataaatgtattatttgaaaataatgagaaacatTATACAGGGTTAAATGAGATATCCtcaatatctctttttctgtctttctttctctcatttagtAATTGCATGTCACTGAATATCTAACAAGACGATCGTTATCAGGCaaaaaaagatcgaaacgATCGTTTCTAATCTCAGGCTTCAGAGCCTCACCGCAGTAATCGTCGGCGCTTATTCTatttgcttctttctttctttcttctttcttccttcctttctttctttctttctttctttctttttccttttcttttttttcttttatttttttttgtcatccGTTTATTTgttccttcccttttttttctgttcttttagCCGTAGACGAAAAAGATACGCATGCGAGTGCCACCCACAacaacaccaccaccactactactaccaccaccaccaccaccaccaccaccaccaccactaccactactactactacttctactacttctactacttctacttctactactactactactagtactactaccTCCGCTACTACCACAAACCACGCGAAAGTTAAACTGAAATTTCCCAAGAGCACGCTGAACCGACCGCAAACGTTGTACAGTCAGAGAATAGTGATAGGCTCGGAGGAACTAGTTGGCCGTGATATCGATAACGTCGTTAGGCAACGTATAAATGCCCTTGAAAAGAGTCCCAAGGTCGTCAGATCTACCGCATTGATAATCAAGACCTCGAAGGTACCAGTTGTTAAGCCTTCATTGACTTCGGtatccttctcctcttcctcatcaTTGTCGTCGCATACAGCGACTACTAGCATCACTGCTACTACTATTGCTACaccgacaacaacaacaataacaacaatgacaggAGCAGCAATGTCATTGACGTCGAAGAAGTATGTCTCGAACGGAAGCGTTTCAACgaataaaacaaagataaacGTCGACGTTCCCGACGGGACGGAAATCAACTCGTTTCGTGACGATTTTTGTCAGGTAAGAAAGGTCCAAAGTCGATACGACTGCAACACCGAGATGACAATTCGAGACtcgaaaaatattacgaagacgacgacaacaTCGATCACAAATATCAACTCGAAAGATTCGACGGCAACTACGAATGGTTGCGTTTACTACGATCATCGGCAATCATCTCGGAATAACGATCGAAATGGGATCGATTCTGTTTTGAAATCAGGTAAGATCGATCCTCGTGATCCTTACGGATCTATGCTGGATCATCCTGggattttctatctttttatctctttctattctctttatctctttatctctctctttctctctctctctctctctctttttctctttctctctctttttttctctctctttttctctttctctctcttcctttttctatctcttcctccatttctatttttctatctatctaatctATTCTATTTCCAACATGCTGTTGGTTTAGTACATTCGAGCTTTCGATATATTGTATATCTATCTacccatttatatataaatattatatatttaaacacacatatatatatatatatatatatatatatatatttctttttttttctttttttcgtttactttcaaatttctttctgttttgcATATTATTGCGGTCAAGCATGGGCCTGTGCCTGTTAACGATAAGTCGtcgcatattatatatagccTTTGATGTCGAGCTGCTCTCGAACTAGCCTGAGAAAAAGATTCTCGTTGTAATCCTTGatcagaaatatttattcaaccAGGATCTTTCCATATTGTAGGTCCTACTAGAAGCCAGACTCGTTATTCGCGTTCGATCCTCGAAGTAAATctataagaataacgatgaaataataatttttacttcGATGATGATGAacgagagtaaaaaagaaaatagatatttaaacaaaacaaaacaaaacaaaacaaaacaaaacgaaacgaacgaaacgaaacgaaacgaaacgaaacgaaacgaaacaaaacaaaacaaaacgaaacagaacaaaacaagacaaagcaaacaaaaaaagaaaaagaaagaaaaaaggaatataaatcAAGGAGATAAgggtataattaaaaatctaataatcAATTGATGTCTATTGTTTCAGTCGGTCAGCACGAGGGCGAGGCAAACGATTATTACTTCAGAGATTCCTTCGATCATTCGTCATCAGAGAGTCAGCTGTTGGATGCATCCGGTAAACCTCATAGTCGGTCGGTAACACCAGTACCAAAAATGCAAAAGCTTCAAAATTCCAAGCTTTGTTTACAACAAAAGCATCAACATCAAcaccagcagcaacaacaacaacaacatcatcaacaacaattaaaacaacaacaacaacaacaacaacaacaatcgcATCTGGCTCGTAGATTCCAAGGAAAGTTAAGGCATAGGAGTCTGCGAATCCTTCGACGCTTCGTTCCGGCCTTCATGCTTGCCCTAACAGTGTTTTTTGTCAGTCTCGTATTAATCTTCGAAACGGATGCTACTATATTCAACAGCCTGCGTAAGACGCCAGAAATGGTGGCCTTAAGGAACCAATACTATGTCCCCCTAAAGGAGTTCCTCAGGACCAAGTTCGGCCTATTTTGATGCGACCCAATGATGATGACCAGTTCAAGGTCGTCTACTTTTGTCGCCGCGTAGCTTCTCTTCAGTGCCAAGTCGAAGATTCCGAGTGACCGAGCTCCGTGCTTGTGTCGGGACGatcatgatgataatgatgataatgaatgacgatgatatgatcatgacgacgataatgataatgataatgattagaAGAATGGTTTGcatgacgatgatgattgtGATGATGTTGGAGAAGGAACgtgtcatttttctttctctctctttttttttctttctctctctctctctctctctctttctttctctctctctttctatctctctctctttctttcacctatatacatatacttattcATTGTTTGTTTTAAAGTAGTTACTTTGTCATTGATAAAATCAAAACAATCGAGAAGATCGATctcttctatatctttttaatcataCACTACATTTATACAATGTATTTAAGATAAACGAAAGTGTGTAAACGAAGTTGCCTGTACCTTTGAAAAACGAGttacatttttatgaaaaagaaaagaaaagaaaaaacaaaaatcataataataataataataataataataataataataataataataatattaataataaaaataataattataataataataataataatgataatgaaagagagaacgagaaactCGGTTGTGATGcttgttaattatcgattaaaataaataaatatatatatatacatatatatatatatatatatatatatatatatatatgtgtgtgtgtgttatttaAGGATTTCTTCAAAGTGTCGATGACAATCTCATCAAAACGACGATCTCTTTGTAAATCACATTCGAAACGTACAGttttgggaaaaaaaagaaaagacaagtaaatgaacattaataaattcaaatgaatcatcatttttgattttctctcttaGTACAGAGATAGGCAAATAATGGCTCAAGAAAGGGTCGCATGTGGTTCCTTTTTCTAATTGTTTGTTCTGATAAGATTGGAAGAGATAATCTTAGTGAGCAGTATGCATGGCGTTGcactattttgttttttttttatttattattgtataatcgATTGAAGTGataatcaatgaatttaagtattgtaatattgttaatgaGAACGTATTTGAAAAGAGTATACAAGTCTAATTGATCGAAACGGCCGGCCGTTGTCGCATACTTGCTTAAATTAACTATACGTAttggacatttttttttttttttttttttttttttttttattgacaaGGATGCATCTACATAAAGAGAATTTGgcataaaagtaaaaaagtaaaattttccTATGACTTCATGACTAATTGTAAAATCCTACATTGTGAACTTGGGAAAGGTTTAAAATCGAAATAGACGGAACGACCGGAAATCTTTTGATCCTCTGTTATCCTAGGGACATACTTCTATAGCAATGCACAACGATAAGACAGATAGAACGAATTGATTGATAGCATAGACCGTGTGACTCACTGTGGAGAAAAAATTAGCCATCCTTGTACTATCCAATACCGTAGCCGGATATTATACATTCGACAAAATCATATGTCGTTCGATATCGTTCATtgacaaataaacaaacaaacaatatTCTATGATCGCATTCAAATTGACATTGTTACATCATACGCATCGTCGATTTTTATACGatcatagaatatattttgtttagtTTATTTTCGTAGAATTTGTTCGTCGATC is drawn from Vespa crabro chromosome 10, iyVesCrab1.2, whole genome shotgun sequence and contains these coding sequences:
- the LOC124427357 gene encoding band 4.1-like protein 3 isoform X2 is translated as MLKFGSKSDVTVVHRATIRLLDDSEIIHCDFEPQHKGMYILEYVCKQLNILETDYFGLRYVDHCRQRHWLDLGKTAIKQVKDMDPILFSFRVKFYPPDPLRLKEEITKYQVYQQLKRDLLHGRLYCSPGEAALLAACIVQSELGDYDPEMHEGNYISEHKLLLKQTETIEEKAMELHQTELKGFTQEEAETRFLGLASKLDTYAVDPHPVKDHRGTQLYLGINHCGILTFQGSRKTHHFRWSEVQKINYEGKMFIVHLTINEDVRTKKKHTVGFKCPTGSNCRHVWKCAIEQMLFFTLPKASDAPVVSGGSIFSWGTKFKYTGRTEREVLEETGPLRKEEPPIQRCQTTCLRRKASSVPATPSTPSQDLVEIRYSSLPRSCHSAGLDGTGMSEGGTGVPLSSPYCPDNTLPLLETVSEDQEIHARRNNAVDEKDTHASATHNNTTTTTTTTTTTTTTTTTTTTTTTTSTTSTTSTSTTTTTSTTTSATTTNHAKVKLKFPKSTLNRPQTLYSQRIVIGSEELVGRDIDNVVRQRINALEKSPKVVRSTALIIKTSKVPVVKPSLTSVSFSSSSSLSSHTATTSITATTIATPTTTTITTMTGAAMSLTSKKYVSNGSVSTNKTKINVDVPDGTEINSFRDDFCQVRKVQSRYDCNTEMTIRDSKNITKTTTTSITNINSKDSTATTNGCVYYDHRQSSRNNDRNGIDSVLKSVGQHEGEANDYYFRDSFDHSSSESQLLDASGKPHSRSVTPVPKMQKLQNSKLCLQQKHQHQHQQQQQQQHHQQQLKQQQQQQQQQSHLARRFQGKLRHRSLRILRRFVPAFMLALTVFFVSLVLIFETDATIFNSLRKTPEMVALRNQYYVPLKEFLRTKFGLF
- the LOC124427357 gene encoding uncharacterized protein LOC124427357 isoform X3, which codes for MLKFGSKSDVTVVHRATIRLLDDSEIIHCDFEPQHKGMYILEYVCKQLNILETDYFGLRYVDHCRQRHWLDLGKTAIKQVKDMDPILFSFRVKFYPPDPLRLKEEITKYQVYQQLKRDLLHGRLYCSPGEAALLAACIVQSELGDYDPEMHEGNYISEHKLLLKQTETIEEKAMELHQTELKGFTQEEAETRFLGLASKLDTYAVDPHPVKDHRGTQLYLGINHCGILTFQGSRKTHHFRWSEVQKINYEGKMFIVHLTINEKKHTVGFKCPTGSNCRHVWKCAIEQMLFFTLPKASDAPVVSGGSIFSWGTKFKYTGRTEREVLEETGPLRKEEPPIQRCQTTCLRRKASSVPATPSTPSQDLVEIRYSSLPRSCHSAGLDGTGMSEGGTGVPLSSPYCPDNTLPLLETVSEDQEIHARRNNAVDEKDTHASATHNNTTTTTTTTTTTTTTTTTTTTTTTTSTTSTTSTSTTTTTSTTTSATTTNHAKVKLKFPKSTLNRPQTLYSQRIVIGSEELVGRDIDNVVRQRINALEKSPKVVRSTALIIKTSKVPVVKPSLTSVSFSSSSSLSSHTATTSITATTIATPTTTTITTMTGAAMSLTSKKYVSNGSVSTNKTKINVDVPDGTEINSFRDDFCQVRKVQSRYDCNTEMTIRDSKNITKTTTTSITNINSKDSTATTNGCVYYDHRQSSRNNDRNGIDSVLKSVGQHEGEANDYYFRDSFDHSSSESQLLDASGKPHSRSVTPVPKMQKLQNSKLCLQQKHQHQHQQQQQQQHHQQQLKQQQQQQQQQSHLARRFQGKLRHRSLRILRRFVPAFMLALTVFFVSLVLIFETDATIFNSLRKTPEMVALRNQYYVPLKEFLRTKFGLF
- the LOC124427357 gene encoding uncharacterized protein LOC124427357 isoform X1, giving the protein MLKFGSKSDVTVVHRATIRLLDDSEIIHCDFEPQHKGMYILEYVCKQLNILETDYFGLRYVDHCRQRHWLDLGKTAIKQVKDMDPILFSFRVKFYPPDPLRLKEEITKYQVYQQLKRDLLHGRLYCSPGEAALLAACIVQSELGDYDPEMHEGNYISEHKLLLKQTETIEEKAMELHQTELKGFTQEEAETRFLGLASKLDTYAVDPHPVKDHRGTQLYLGINHCGILTFQGSRKTHHFRWSEVQKINYEGKMFIVHLTINEDVRTKVSRFLAVARAICVQKKHTVGFKCPTGSNCRHVWKCAIEQMLFFTLPKASDAPVVSGGSIFSWGTKFKYTGRTEREVLEETGPLRKEEPPIQRCQTTCLRRKASSVPATPSTPSQDLVEIRYSSLPRSCHSAGLDGTGMSEGGTGVPLSSPYCPDNTLPLLETVSEDQEIHARRNNAVDEKDTHASATHNNTTTTTTTTTTTTTTTTTTTTTTTTSTTSTTSTSTTTTTSTTTSATTTNHAKVKLKFPKSTLNRPQTLYSQRIVIGSEELVGRDIDNVVRQRINALEKSPKVVRSTALIIKTSKVPVVKPSLTSVSFSSSSSLSSHTATTSITATTIATPTTTTITTMTGAAMSLTSKKYVSNGSVSTNKTKINVDVPDGTEINSFRDDFCQVRKVQSRYDCNTEMTIRDSKNITKTTTTSITNINSKDSTATTNGCVYYDHRQSSRNNDRNGIDSVLKSVGQHEGEANDYYFRDSFDHSSSESQLLDASGKPHSRSVTPVPKMQKLQNSKLCLQQKHQHQHQQQQQQQHHQQQLKQQQQQQQQQSHLARRFQGKLRHRSLRILRRFVPAFMLALTVFFVSLVLIFETDATIFNSLRKTPEMVALRNQYYVPLKEFLRTKFGLF